The window ACGCTCGCGCGGCCCTCGCTGTCGCCGAGCTCGCGGTCGGAGTAGCTGTAGCCGACGAGGTTGCCGCGCTCGGAGACCTGGATCTCTCGGACATAGCCGTCGCCGGGCAGCGTCAGCTCGCGCTGGTCCTCACCGTCGCGGTCCATCACCAGCAGGTGCGAGCCGTCGTCCTCCTCGACCGAGGCCACGAGGCGCGTGGAGGTGGCGCGGAAGTCGTTGATCCGCGGATGCGAGAACACCGGCACCGCCTTCTCGCCGCTGAGGTCGGTGCGGAAGATCGTGTCGTCGCCGTCGACGTCGCGCCGCAGCAGGAACATCGTCGAAGCGGGCGTGGTGAAGCTCGTCGTGAGCTCGGCGGACGGACCACCGCTCGCACCGACGGCATCGGACACCGTCACGGTGTACGTCGTGTCGTCGTCGAGCGGCACCGTGAAGCGCACACCGATCCCGCGGCCGGCCGCGTCGACCGTGAACGGCACCGCCGGCTCGACCGACACCTGGTCCGCCTCGATCGCGGCGAGGGGCTGGTTCGCGGTGAGGATCAGGCGACTGCCGGACGATTCGATCGCCTGGGCCGCGTCGACCTGCACCTCTGAGATGCGCGGACCCTGCAGCAGGCTCACGACGCCGAAGCCGGTGCCGACCAGCACCAGCACACCCAGCACGGCACCGATCGTCAGCAGGAACCGGCGTGACATCCGCGGCCCGGCCGCCGCACCGGCGCGGTCGCTCGCCGCGGGCGGGCCATCGGCGGGACGCCAGCCCGGCGCGGCACCCTCTGACGACTCGGCCGCGGGCGGCGTCGGGGTCGCGGGCGGCGCGGCGGCGGCGGACACGGGTTCGGGGGCGAGCGGCACCGCGGGCACAGACGATCCGGCGGACGGGATCGCGGAGGCGGACGCGGAGGATCCCGTCGACGGGACCGCGGCGGGCGCATCCGGCTCGACGGAAGGAGCGGCGGGCGCCTCAGGCACGGCGGGGGAAGTCGCGGGCACCACCGAAGACGGCTCCGTCGACGCGGGCGACGCGGGCGCATCCGGCTCGGCGGAAGGGGCCTCGGGGGCGGGGGCGGGGCCCTCCCCCTCGACCAGGGAGACCGACTCGGCTGCCGCACGCTCCGCCGCCTCCCGCGCGGCGCGCAGTTCGGCGCGCGTGCGCGGGACGGCGGGCGTCTCGCGGCGCTCGTCGTCAGTACTCATAGGGGTCCTTCGGCTCGTCGATCGCGACGACGTCCGTCGGCTCGATGCGCAGCGTGCCGTCGGCGTCGGCGCGCACCGTGCCCGTCACCTCGACCCACTGCCCCGTCTCATACTCACCGGGGTCGACGTCGGTCGGCAGGGCCGCGGTCTGCGCGTCGATCACGCAGTGCGTGATGACGAGCCGGGTGAGGTTCACGCCGTCGCCCTTCCCCGCCGGGGTGACGAAGCCGGTGAGCGTGACCGGGGCCCCGTCGTACGCCGCGGTGTTCGTGGCCCCAGCGAAGACACTGGCCCAGTCGCCGATGCCGAACGTCGAGGTGTCCGCGACGCCGAGGGCCACGGTGTCCGCCCCGGCGAACAGCGTGGCCTGCTCCCCCGCACGCGACATCGCGAGCTCGACCGACAGCGAGGCGGGCGGCAGCACGAGCGCTGCGGCCACGACCCCGGTGGCGATCACACCGCCCGCGACCGCGCCGACTCCGGCCAGGGTCCGCCGGGGAGTCACGGTCGTGCGCGACGCCTCGTCGTCCGCGTGCTCGGGCTCCGCGGTGGCGTCGCCGTGGTCGTGGCCGTGGTCGTCCTCGGCCCCGAGCGGCAGGGTGCACGACCACACCGCCCCGGCGAGCGTGACCACGGCGGCCGCACTCGCGAACCAGACCGACTCGGGGCTGATGTAGAGCGTCAGGCGCCCGGTGACCGCGAGCCCGAGCGTCACGACCGCGACCGCGGAGGCCAGTCCGACGCCCAGCCATCGAGTCGCGACGGCTCGAGCGCGCGGTGTCTGCTGCTCAGACAAAGACGTTCACCCCGATCCCGATCGCGAAGGCCGCGGCCAGCACGACCGCGGTGATCCCGACGAGCGTGCGCGCCGTGAAGGTCGTACGCATGAGTGCCAGCATCTTGATGTCGACGAGCGGTCCGACCAGCAGGAACGCCACGATCGCCCCGCTCGAGAAGGTGGACGCGAACGACAGCGCGAAGAACGCGTCGACGTTGGAGCAGATGGCGACCACGATCGCGAGCAGCATCATCGCCACGATCGACAGCACCGGGTTCGACCCGATCGCCAGCAGCACGTCGCGCGGGATCAGCACCTGCACGGCTCCCGCGAGCGCTGAGCCGATCACGAGCGCCGGCATCACCGCCCGCAGCTCGACCAGGAACTGCGTGAGGCTGCGGCGGATCGGGGTGCCCGGCTCGTGCGTCACGCGCTCGCACGTGTCGACGAAGCGCTGGGTGAGCAGCGAGTCCGGCGACGGGTGCAGGCTGTAGATCCAGCCGATCAGGTTCGCGATCAGGTAGCCGCCGACCAGGCGCGCGACGAGGATGCCGCCGTCCCAACCGAAGGCCGCGTGCGTGGTGAGGATGACGATCGGGTTGACGATGGGCGCGGCGATCAGGAAGGTGAGGGCCTCCGCCGGGGCGAGGCCGCGCATCATCAGACCGCGCGCGAAGGGGACGTTGCCGCACTCGCACACCGGGATGAGCATCCCGAGGAGGGACAGCACCGCGCGCCGGGCCCACGCGCGGCGTGGCAGCCAGCGGTGGATGACGTCGGCGGGCAGCCACACCTGCACGACGATCGACAGCAGCACGCCGAGGATCACGAACGGCAGTGCTTCGATCAGCACGCTGAGCGCCAGGGTGAGGCCGTCCTGCGCCCTGGTCGGCAGCGATGCCGGGTACAGCGACGGGAGCAGCAGGTCGATCAGGAACAGCGCCGCCACGATCGCGGCGCCGAGACCGAGGCCGATCCAGGGCGACCGCGGCGGTGTCGCGTGTCGGTGCGTGTGGCCCGGACGGGAGGCCGTTCGTGCCGGGGAACTCACGCTGTCGCTGTCCTGCCGGCCTCGCGCTTGTTGGCGCACGGGGTGCACAGCCCGAAGATGTCGACGACGTGCGCGGCGTCGGTGAACCCGTGCAGAGCGGCGGTGCGGTGCGCCCACTGCTCGACGTCCTTCGCCTCGATCTCGACCGTGAGCCCGCACGACCGGCAGATCAGGTGGTGGTGGTGCCCCTGCGTGGAGCAGGCACGGTACAGCGCCTCGCCCTCGGGGCTCTGCAGCGAGTCGGCGTCACCGGAGGCGGCGAGCCCTGCCAGTGCGCGGTAGACCGTGGCGAGGCCGATGCCGGTGTTGTCGTCGCGGAGGGAGGCGTGC of the Microbacterium sufflavum genome contains:
- a CDS encoding Fur family transcriptional regulator encodes the protein MAQRNTWQRERVREALADARGFVSAQSLHASLRDDNTGIGLATVYRALAGLAASGDADSLQSPEGEALYRACSTQGHHHHLICRSCGLTVEIEAKDVEQWAHRTAALHGFTDAAHVVDIFGLCTPCANKREAGRTATA
- a CDS encoding Ig-like domain-containing protein, producing the protein MSTDDERRETPAVPRTRAELRAAREAAERAAAESVSLVEGEGPAPAPEAPSAEPDAPASPASTEPSSVVPATSPAVPEAPAAPSVEPDAPAAVPSTGSSASASAIPSAGSSVPAVPLAPEPVSAAAAPPATPTPPAAESSEGAAPGWRPADGPPAASDRAGAAAGPRMSRRFLLTIGAVLGVLVLVGTGFGVVSLLQGPRISEVQVDAAQAIESSGSRLILTANQPLAAIEADQVSVEPAVPFTVDAAGRGIGVRFTVPLDDDTTYTVTVSDAVGASGGPSAELTTSFTTPASTMFLLRRDVDGDDTIFRTDLSGEKAVPVFSHPRINDFRATSTRLVASVEEDDGSHLLVMDRDGEDQRELTLPGDGYVREIQVSERGNLVGYSYSDRELGDSEGRASVLVTQSLSGDDEPQIIEVAGEEASVFVWQFVPDSAAVLFIDFDGALALVDRSSDAGVHSLGLATTIQGISRGTYTAIVERLDGTVVELNLTDGSEQPLAASTPDYGTATTITPFPGGTLRHVVSRDDSGLPIGQAVVRVDDDGVAEPLVEVGSSDAILQACASPSGQYAAVVVAPDMANNPYDGMLLPLPGRLETHLIDLDSGKELVALTGFDASWCQTAPRF
- a CDS encoding permease produces the protein MSSPARTASRPGHTHRHATPPRSPWIGLGLGAAIVAALFLIDLLLPSLYPASLPTRAQDGLTLALSVLIEALPFVILGVLLSIVVQVWLPADVIHRWLPRRAWARRAVLSLLGMLIPVCECGNVPFARGLMMRGLAPAEALTFLIAAPIVNPIVILTTHAAFGWDGGILVARLVGGYLIANLIGWIYSLHPSPDSLLTQRFVDTCERVTHEPGTPIRRSLTQFLVELRAVMPALVIGSALAGAVQVLIPRDVLLAIGSNPVLSIVAMMLLAIVVAICSNVDAFFALSFASTFSSGAIVAFLLVGPLVDIKMLALMRTTFTARTLVGITAVVLAAAFAIGIGVNVFV
- a CDS encoding TIGR03943 family putative permease subunit — encoded protein: MSEQQTPRARAVATRWLGVGLASAVAVVTLGLAVTGRLTLYISPESVWFASAAAVVTLAGAVWSCTLPLGAEDDHGHDHGDATAEPEHADDEASRTTVTPRRTLAGVGAVAGGVIATGVVAAALVLPPASLSVELAMSRAGEQATLFAGADTVALGVADTSTFGIGDWASVFAGATNTAAYDGAPVTLTGFVTPAGKGDGVNLTRLVITHCVIDAQTAALPTDVDPGEYETGQWVEVTGTVRADADGTLRIEPTDVVAIDEPKDPYEY